A single Carnobacterium inhibens subsp. inhibens DSM 13024 DNA region contains:
- the yghU gene encoding glutathione-dependent disulfide-bond oxidoreductase, which yields MTAYELPKVWQWEEENSKKGGNRPTAGSRFEQKLPVGDAPFQLYSLGTPNGIKVTIMFEELKELGAEGADYDLYTINIGEGDQFGSDFVEINPNSKIPALVDQSQSPRLDIFESGSILLYLAEKFNQLIPTTIHGRTETLNWLFWQMGAGPYVGGGFGHFFAYAPEPMKYPIDRFTMETKRQLDLLDKTLANRPYIAGDAYTIADIAIWSWYGRLALGKLYEGSYEFLNLDEYTHLLEWSQRIAERPGVQKGLAAESQSIKE from the coding sequence ATGACAGCATATGAATTACCAAAAGTGTGGCAGTGGGAAGAAGAGAATTCAAAAAAAGGTGGCAATCGTCCCACAGCTGGGAGTCGTTTCGAACAAAAATTACCAGTTGGAGATGCTCCGTTTCAACTCTATTCATTAGGAACACCGAATGGCATTAAAGTTACAATTATGTTCGAAGAGCTGAAAGAGTTGGGTGCGGAAGGCGCAGATTATGACTTATATACTATCAATATTGGCGAAGGGGACCAATTTGGTTCAGATTTTGTTGAGATCAATCCTAATTCTAAAATTCCAGCTCTTGTTGATCAAAGTCAAAGTCCTCGTTTGGATATTTTTGAATCAGGTTCTATTCTTCTTTACTTAGCGGAGAAATTTAACCAACTCATTCCGACAACTATTCACGGTCGGACTGAAACTCTTAATTGGTTATTCTGGCAAATGGGAGCAGGTCCTTATGTTGGTGGAGGATTTGGCCACTTTTTCGCTTATGCTCCTGAGCCTATGAAATACCCGATTGATCGCTTCACGATGGAAACGAAGCGTCAGTTAGATTTACTAGATAAAACCTTAGCAAACCGACCTTATATAGCTGGCGATGCCTATACCATCGCAGATATTGCTATATGGTCTTGGTACGGCCGTTTAGCTTTAGGAAAATTATATGAAGGATCATATGAATTTTTGAATCTAGATGAATATACCCATCTCTTAGAATGGTCTCAGCGCATTGCAGAACGACCAGGTGTTCAAAAAGGTCTGGCAGCAGAGTCTCAATCAATTAAAGAATAG
- a CDS encoding YoaK family protein — MRKKALKIQLTSWIFLLTATAGFMNVVTIILFSATSSHHTGSLSNSMIHLVKGDFEGFIRLIIVILAFFLGTMLSGFLFPEQVFKLKRRYGYIQLLSGLAILVGSIMLKNHWWYLLETTLILGLQNGMFVYYKGMIVRTTHMSGNLTDAGLALGRSLAGRKSELRKARFQLLNLSFFLLGSIVGAGVLLYTSVDIWLVASSLYLFLGLLYFSLYHHVNYVKSTHDEFEINGKNLFDYLK; from the coding sequence TTGAGAAAAAAAGCACTAAAGATTCAGTTAACGAGTTGGATTTTCCTCTTAACTGCAACTGCAGGATTTATGAACGTTGTAACGATTATTTTATTTTCAGCTACTAGCTCCCATCATACGGGGAGTTTATCAAACAGTATGATTCATTTAGTAAAAGGGGATTTCGAGGGTTTTATTCGTTTGATAATCGTTATACTAGCCTTTTTCTTAGGAACGATGTTGAGTGGATTCCTATTTCCAGAACAGGTCTTTAAATTGAAACGTCGGTATGGTTATATTCAACTCTTATCCGGTTTAGCGATTTTAGTGGGAAGCATTATGCTTAAGAATCATTGGTGGTATTTGCTAGAGACAACCCTAATTTTAGGTCTGCAAAATGGTATGTTTGTCTATTATAAAGGTATGATTGTTCGTACGACACATATGTCTGGAAACCTAACTGATGCTGGTTTGGCTTTAGGTAGAAGTTTAGCAGGACGAAAATCCGAGTTACGGAAGGCCCGTTTCCAACTACTGAATCTCAGCTTCTTTCTATTAGGTAGTATAGTTGGTGCCGGCGTATTGCTATATACTAGCGTTGATATTTGGCTTGTAGCAAGTAGCTTATACCTCTTTCTTGGTCTCTTATATTTCTCATTGTATCATCACGTCAATTACGTAAAATCAACCCATGATGAATTTGAAATAAACGGAAAAAACTTATTTGATTATTTAAAATAG
- the fabV gene encoding enoyl-ACP reductase FabV, with protein sequence MEFKQNIRGNVALGINPLGCKQEVLNQIDYVKGKGTYEGPKKVLIIGASSSYGLATRINLAFGAGADTIGVSFEKGPKNEKNLGTAGWYNNIAFREAAEKEGLIAKNFVQDAFSHESKQEVIDYIKNEFGGKVDLVVYSLASGRRTDPTTGETYTSSIKAIGEPVVGPNINMQNQTYYTETLEPATEQEIANTVKVMGGEDWELWMQALKEADVLADGVLTTNYSYLGTELNHSYYGGGTLGLAKADCDEKTNNINELLADINGKAQIVVATAVTTKASSVIPFFPVYCIGLYKVMADKGTHETPIMHQDRIYREMIYGNKPEYDEVGRLRPDNWELDSDTQAKTKELILKLNEENFNSNLTAYDIFYKEFSNLSGFMVDGYVEQDVTIEELKALHY encoded by the coding sequence ATGGAATTCAAACAAAATATTCGTGGAAATGTAGCTTTAGGTATAAATCCACTTGGTTGCAAACAAGAAGTATTGAATCAAATCGACTATGTAAAAGGCAAAGGAACTTATGAAGGCCCAAAAAAGGTATTGATCATTGGCGCATCATCAAGCTACGGTTTAGCCACTCGGATTAATTTAGCTTTCGGTGCTGGAGCAGATACAATTGGCGTTTCTTTTGAAAAGGGGCCAAAGAACGAAAAGAACTTAGGAACAGCCGGCTGGTACAATAATATTGCTTTTCGCGAAGCCGCTGAAAAAGAAGGTCTGATTGCTAAAAACTTTGTTCAAGACGCTTTCAGCCACGAAAGCAAGCAAGAAGTCATCGATTATATAAAGAACGAATTTGGCGGTAAAGTAGACTTAGTCGTTTACAGTCTGGCAAGTGGTCGAAGAACAGATCCTACTACTGGAGAAACATATACTTCTTCGATTAAAGCCATTGGAGAGCCCGTAGTTGGACCTAATATTAATATGCAAAACCAGACTTACTATACTGAAACTCTGGAACCTGCAACTGAACAGGAAATCGCTAATACTGTAAAGGTAATGGGCGGAGAAGACTGGGAACTATGGATGCAAGCACTAAAAGAAGCAGACGTATTAGCTGATGGCGTCTTAACAACTAATTATTCTTATTTAGGAACAGAGCTTAACCATTCTTACTATGGTGGTGGTACACTTGGCCTGGCTAAAGCAGATTGTGATGAAAAGACAAACAATATTAATGAGTTACTAGCTGACATAAACGGCAAAGCTCAGATTGTAGTCGCTACTGCAGTTACCACTAAAGCAAGTTCAGTTATTCCTTTTTTCCCTGTTTATTGTATCGGTCTTTATAAAGTGATGGCAGATAAAGGCACCCATGAAACACCAATTATGCATCAAGACCGCATTTATAGAGAAATGATTTATGGCAACAAGCCTGAATACGATGAAGTGGGCCGTCTTAGACCTGATAACTGGGAACTTGACAGCGATACTCAGGCTAAAACGAAGGAACTTATCCTAAAATTAAATGAAGAAAATTTCAATTCTAATCTGACAGCTTACGACATCTTTTATAAAGAATTTTCAAATTTAAGTGGCTTTATGGTTGATGGCTATGTTGAACAAGACGTTACGATAGAAGAATTAAAAGCACTACACTATTAA
- a CDS encoding DUF4230 domain-containing protein: MKKLKVKTIVFISIIGVFGFFIFFQTKLIETSANKTSETALMQDKLVELSEWTTLKYEYSNVIVSRTDKSVSVLGITDINYAEAIKLIEYSGYLKAGTNFSKLEISYDEVSKQLLVRVPKSQILDNVVDTDKTKVEDVKGDIFSDYPTQIVFDEINSNKKNLEEEKVSQGFLEEADKRIKVLLTSFLDSNGFNDVVIEFF; the protein is encoded by the coding sequence ATGAAAAAGCTAAAAGTAAAGACTATAGTTTTTATATCAATCATTGGAGTATTTGGTTTTTTTATATTTTTTCAAACTAAATTAATTGAAACCTCTGCTAATAAAACTTCTGAAACAGCATTAATGCAAGACAAATTAGTGGAGTTGTCAGAGTGGACAACATTAAAGTATGAATATAGCAATGTAATAGTAAGTCGCACAGATAAGAGTGTATCCGTGCTTGGTATAACTGATATTAATTATGCAGAGGCGATAAAGCTAATTGAATATTCCGGATATTTAAAAGCTGGGACAAATTTTTCAAAACTTGAAATATCGTATGATGAAGTATCCAAGCAATTATTAGTAAGAGTCCCAAAATCTCAAATACTTGATAATGTTGTTGACACTGATAAAACGAAAGTAGAAGATGTTAAGGGTGATATATTTTCAGATTATCCTACTCAGATAGTTTTTGACGAAATAAATAGTAATAAAAAAAATCTTGAAGAAGAAAAAGTTAGTCAAGGATTTTTGGAAGAAGCAGACAAAAGAATAAAAGTATTGTTAACTTCTTTTTTGGATTCTAATGGATTCAATGATGTTGTTATTGAATTCTTTTAA
- a CDS encoding GTPase, with protein MERGNVLVIGNSGVGKSTLINSVLGDEIAKTGYGSSGTTEKLEIYESEEVPFRIIDTVGFEPSLVKQFKAINAVKKWSKESIKDGEEDTKINVIWFCIEGTSSKLFPKTIKDLSRATAMWKTVPIVVVITKSYSVPERVQNKEMVDNAFAKQKKYSKNLKHTVPVVASTYVLNDTAFAAPEGITELIDVTNELMPEGIKAGENDVYKFKLKRKKALAQGVVGFSTTTAVTVGAVPIPFADALILGPIEVAQVKALAHLYEISKDEDSKELLNAIVEVGTVSVAAKVAINSLKAIPGINIAASVLNAIIAGAIVAAIGEGSIYVFEKVYTGEKSIKDIEWVKNVMESKLSSQFIENVTVVVEKIANSGSTKDIGKLINSLSSSKLKIKL; from the coding sequence ATGGAAAGAGGAAATGTATTAGTAATTGGAAATTCAGGAGTAGGAAAATCAACTTTGATAAATTCAGTTCTTGGAGATGAAATAGCGAAGACTGGATATGGTTCTTCTGGTACAACGGAAAAGCTGGAAATATATGAAAGTGAAGAAGTACCTTTTAGAATTATCGATACGGTTGGCTTTGAACCATCATTGGTTAAACAATTTAAAGCGATCAATGCAGTAAAAAAATGGTCAAAGGAGAGCATTAAAGATGGAGAAGAAGATACCAAAATTAATGTGATTTGGTTTTGTATTGAGGGAACATCGAGTAAGTTGTTTCCAAAGACCATCAAAGACCTTTCTAGAGCAACTGCAATGTGGAAGACTGTTCCGATTGTCGTAGTCATTACGAAATCTTATTCTGTTCCAGAGAGGGTGCAGAATAAAGAAATGGTGGATAATGCTTTTGCGAAACAAAAGAAATATTCAAAAAATCTGAAACATACTGTCCCTGTTGTTGCATCCACCTATGTACTTAATGACACAGCATTTGCAGCGCCTGAAGGAATTACAGAGCTAATTGATGTGACAAATGAATTGATGCCAGAAGGAATAAAAGCTGGCGAGAACGACGTATACAAATTTAAATTAAAACGGAAAAAGGCTCTAGCTCAAGGTGTTGTTGGATTTTCAACTACAACTGCAGTAACGGTAGGTGCTGTACCTATTCCATTCGCTGATGCATTAATATTGGGTCCGATTGAAGTTGCCCAAGTAAAAGCTCTTGCCCATCTGTACGAAATTAGCAAAGATGAAGACTCTAAAGAATTATTAAATGCTATTGTTGAAGTCGGAACAGTTAGTGTAGCTGCGAAAGTTGCAATTAACTCATTGAAAGCTATTCCGGGAATCAACATAGCAGCGAGTGTACTAAATGCTATTATTGCAGGCGCAATTGTTGCTGCAATTGGGGAAGGTTCTATTTATGTGTTTGAAAAAGTATATACTGGAGAAAAAAGTATTAAAGATATTGAATGGGTTAAAAATGTAATGGAGTCTAAACTATCATCTCAATTCATAGAAAATGTAACGGTTGTTGTAGAAAAAATAGCGAATAGTGGTAGTACTAAGGATATCGGTAAACTAATCAATTCGCTATCATCATCGAAGCTCAAAATAAAACTATAA